CTATGATAGACATGAGGACAGGGACTTGGTCCTACCACGCTCTGCTGCTTTTGGGTGTGAATCTCATCTGCTTTGCATCAGGTATTTTACAAAGCAACAAAGCAGGACTGATGTTTGCAAGGAGAAGCAAAGTCAGCACAGCCCTCAGGCTTCAAGAGCAACAAAAGCATGGGTGAGGaatgtttgttgtgttttaaaacagctgcACCTGTGAGTGTAAGGGCAGCCCTTACAGTCCAGAGTTCcacagctcccaggctgcttcctggggaggagggggagctgCCTTGATACCTGCTGCAGCCGGGCTGTGTGGGGAGCTGCGCAGGTGAGCGGCTGGGAAgcctggagcagctgagggagctgcaaAGCCCAGGTGGGCAGCCCGGGGTCTGGCCTGCGCGGGGTGGGTAGGCTCTGGGCTAGGCCCCAGAGGAGGCCGCAGGCCCCGCCGAAGCTGCCTGGGTGCGTAAGCGTTGCCATGGAGCGCTCgcagcccggcggcggcggcggtgagGCGGCGGAGGGCAGGGACGTGGGGCTGAAGGGGCTGTGGGGACGGGACCCCCTGGGCGGTGGGTGGCTGGGGAGCAACGCTGGGCCCCGGGATACCCCTTCACCCCCCCCTCGCACCCGTTGCAAGGTCTGTGCCTCCAtcgtgctgcctgctgcccagcAGGTCAGCCTGACCGCAGGGAGGGGAAATAAACAGCCCCCAACATCCCTGAAATGTAAATAAGCGATACAATCTGCACTCTGGCCTTggaggctgctctgctgctgatgcAGCTGCAAAAcgtccccctccccaggccTTGGGGAGCAGCCACAGGGCTCAGTGCAGCCCTGGCGTGGGCTGGGTGCCCCCTTCCATGCAGCACCGCCCAGGTGGCGTGGGGTGCACGGCATCTGCAGGGGTGCAGAAAGCGGGGGACACAGCATGGTTTGGGACTGTTGTGTAGCACCCACTGAGCAAGGCCCCTGTCCTGCCAGCTCCACCATACATGGGTAGCCCAGGAGCATGCAGCCATATATTCAACCTGCCCAGCCCAAACTCAAGTTCAGTACTTACACCTGACTTCTGCAGAAATGGGAATGACGCTGCTGGTGGCTCACAGAATAAATCAACGCGCCCAGAGTGCAAGTTTCTGCTCCCACCCCTGAATTTACCCTAGTGTGTGTGTTTCCGTAGTGGCTAGGAGGAGGCAGAATGGAGGTCCTAGAGGAGAATGACGAAGAGGAGCGAAGGGAAGAAGAGCTGATGAAGGCTTTAGAGATCAGTGATGAACTTCACAACATAGAGACAAAGCTGTCTGTGGACCAAGTCTTTGTCCCAAGTGATGTCTCGTAAGTCACACCTGTCTGTCAGTCACTGGGATTAGCAGAGATGGTCCCTCTAGGGTCCATGGGGAGGCTGCACACATGTGGCTGGCACGTGTGGTCCGCTTGTATGGGTAAGGGGGGAGCGAGTTTTGTGTGCTGGGTGTATGTGTCCATGAGTGGGCACCTGTGTGATTAAGACAAGGTAACTCACTTCATTTTCCATCCATTTGCTTCTGTACTATATAAAGATCCCCTGATCCTCTGGGTCTGTGTCAGCTTGCCATCACTCCAGAGAAGCTTGGCTATGTTAAACTCGTGCCCACTTAAAACTATCTCTTCTTGGCTACGATACCCATATTTTCTATGTGAAACAGGGAACCCCTGCTGTGTTTTGATAGCAGGTCATCCTGCTCTAATTGCTCCTAGCTTATTACCTGTGtctctctgcctctttctgcCTTGGAAGTGACTTTGACTGGAGCTCCATCGACATATCCCGGTTACCACCCTCGTACAAGACAAACTCCCCAAGGGAAAAGAAGCTGCTGCGCATTGCTCACCATTACCTCCAGCAGTACACTCACCTCTGCCCTGACCGCAAGCCACTCTTTCTGTACCCGGTCAATGAGTGTGGCATCAAGGTATGGGATGGTGTGGGGCTGGGCCCAAGCTGCACAGCTGTTGTCTAGTTCTGGACCTGATGCTCCCCTGAGTACGTGGAATTAATTCTTTGGATCAGCTTCCCCTAGAATTTATTATATAAACTACATGCAAGGCAAAAAAAGAGCCAGAGCATGTAGAAGCTGGAAGGCGTGGTAGCTATTTGTCTTGCTTGAAAACTAAGAGAAGGCTTGAATCTGTAATGTGTCTGAGATGGGTTTGAGCTTTTAGCCACAGGCAAACAGAAGTGTCTATTGGCAGAGGGCCTCTTAACTCCATGCATTTTCATCTCCGAATGGGTGAGGAAGGTTACCAACACTGTTGACATGCTCCAGGGAAGTCCTGAATGTAAGCTACAACATCCAGGGGTGGTCTGAGAATGGCCATGAATGGGACACTCCACCAGGAATCTGCTGGCTGACCAAAGACCTCTTACTGCCTTACAGAAGTTTGTGAGCACAACAGTGAGGCCAACCCTGCTGCCTTACACAGAGCTGTACCACTGGGATGGCTGTGCCAGCTTTGTCTGTGATTATCTCACCATGGAACCCCTCAAGTCCCCTCTCATACCGGTAAGAAAGAGGCAACAGTCCCATCAGAAACAGGCCCATGATGGAGATGAGAGAAGGGCCTCTCAACAGGACACAACATGGAAACCCCAGGGGCTGGGTTTACAAAGGCCTTTGGGTCCTCCAGCTCCCCATAATTACTTAGGCAACCCCACAGTTCCCACAGGCGCTGTGCTCTTTGTTTGAGCCTGTATTCCCAGTACACGTACAGTGTTGTCAAGCAGTTAAGCACCATTTCTACCAGACTGGGCCTGACCCTGCTCTCAGTCATCCCATGTGAGAACATGTATCCCTCTCTTTCAAGCCCAGTTTGCTCTATTCGCCAACCACCATCCTGAAGTACCAGCGAGGAAACTGCTTTGACTTCagtgtgctgctgtgctccatGCTGATTGGGGCTGGGTACGATGCCTACTGTGTGAACGGGTATGCCACTCACGACATATGCAGCCTGGACGAGACTCTCAAGGTGTGCCCACTGCTCAGGAAGCCACAGGAGGTAAGGAGATCTGCAGCAAGCAGGCAGATAGGATCCTGGTTGTCTGGTTCTGGTAAGAAGACCATGACACTGGTAGGAAGGACGAAGCACTTGGAAGGCCAGTGAAGCTGGTATCTCTGGTATGTCCACAGTGCAATAAGAATGAGTCTAATGGCAAGCTGCAAGGCTCCCAAGTCCCATcacctgtttgttttccaaCCATACTGCTCACTTTAAGAGGGCCACAGCTTGCCTGTGTTCTGACCACGTAGCATTCACACTGTGCTTAGGACGAAAAGATCTTGGGACTATACTGTACCCCACGCTCTCTTGCTGTAAGTGGGAGTGAAGACCTTCTGTGAGTGCTTATTGGCCCTTCAGGGATATCTGCTAGTTTGGCAGGACCATCCACATCCATACTTGATCCACCCAGACTGCTCACCTGAGTGATCCTGGGGTATACAGGAGGCAGCACGCATGCTCAGCCTGTTCATTCCCGGTGAGCTCCAGAGTTGGGCTAGCCGGAACAGCTTCTGGTCCACACTACGTTTCAGCCTGTATGAACCAGGGACCTCGCCAAGGGGGTCTTTTGGGTgattttccacatttctttaTGTGGCCTCTTTGGCTTCATTGAACTCTTGGCTCACCAGGGCCAATACCACAGACTGTCAGAGGTGGGGAAGTGCAAAGTACCTTTAAGCTACATGTTTTTTTACCTTCTTGCACCCTtattgagtgcaccctcagtaagtttgcagatgacaccaagttgggaggAAATGTCAgtctgccagagggtaggaaggccctgcagagggacctggacaggatgggtcaatgggcagaggagaatgggatgaggttcaacatagCTAAATGCCGGGTCCTGCAACTTTGACCACAAAAcccccatgcagcgctacacgcttggggcagagtggctggaaagttgtgcagaggaaaaggatctgggggtgttggtcgatgctttcctcaacatgagccagcagtgtgcccaggtgtggccaagaaggccaatggcatcctggcttgtatcaggaatagtgtagcctGCAGGACCaaggaggtgatcatccccctgtacgctgctctggtgaggccgcacctcgagtactgtgttcagttttgggcccctcactacatGAAGGACATTGAGGgcctggagtgtgtccagagaagggctacgaagctggtgaagggtcttCAACACAaatcttatgaggagcagctgagggaattgtggttgtttaatctggagaagaggaggctccagggCGACCTTATttctctctacaactacctgaaaggaagctgtggggagctgggggtcagcctcttctcgcagataactagcaataggactaaagggaatggcctcaggttgtgccaggggaggtttaggttggaaagtaggagaaatttcttctcagaaagagtggttaggcattggaacagtttgcccagggaggtggtggagacactgtccctgggggtctTTAcggaaaggttggacgtggtactaagggatgtggtttagtgggtaatgttgtgggggggggagggatggttagatcagatgatcttggaagtcttttccatccttaatgattctatggttctgtgatgcTCTCAATTTTCTCTTGATTCCTACTGGGTTTCACAGCAATTCCTTGCTTTTGCGGAGACAGGTCCCaaaggaaataatgaagaaGTCCAACAAGTATAGAGTTAAGTCCGCCCCAGACATGCAGAGCAAATTTGAGCTTCAGCAGGAGGccaagaagaaagcagaaactgaagcCACCCATAAGAAcgaggaaagaggagaagagaaggtcaTGGTGAGTTACAAGGTCCACCCTACTCTTAAACTGCAATATCAAAAATTGAGACATGGATAATAGCTGACCAAAAACTGGAGCTCGCCACCCTCCATAAAGAACAATACAACTCTGATTTGGGCCATGAACATGTAGCCTCTGAGAACACAGTGTTGTGCTGACATAGAAATATATGCTGGGTATGTACTGCATCGCTGTTCTGAAGAGTATTAAGGGCTTGGAGATCTTTAGAAGTGGGCAGGGGAGAGAATAAGGCTGCTGGTGGGTTGGACTAAAGTGGCAATAAAATGGCAATAATTATTGCTCTGTCTTCTGGGCTACAGGAAGTGGAAAAGTCCACGCATGACCCTTTGTATGGCTTACGGGTGCATGCATGGGTTTTGGTTCTGTCTGGGAAGAGGGAGGTTCCTGAGCCCTTCTTCATCAACCCCTTCACGGGGAACAGCCACAGCACCATGGATGAGCACTTCCTTGGAATTGAGAGTGTCTGGAACCACAAAAATTACTGGGTGAACATGCAGGACTGCCGGAACGGCTGCAAGGTAATGAGCTCTTACACATCCGTGTGCCTGTTCTGATTACATAGACTCCAGGTCTGGTATCTGGAGCCAGTCCATGGCATCCCAGACCCTGAGCTAGCAAATGCAGATCATACCTATTAATCCCCTACAATGCTACAATATCAGCTTTTAAGGTTGGCTGGATGACCATTCTCTCAACAACAGCTTTCAGAGCAGAATCTGTCAAACGTAGCTCAGGGCATGAAAGATCTTGATTTGGCTCTTCCCACACTTCAGTTACTCCCCAGATGATATAAAGCCTGGGAGGTGAGGGGCTGAGTCACAGTCACTTTAGGCCCATATGAATGACCCTGGGGCCATGCATGCCCcaaggaaggaggcagaagCATTTCCAGCAGCTTCCCCTCAATTGTGGCAGGGAAAGGGAGCTGCAGCCTTCCAGGCACAGGGTCAGTCTTTGGGGCTCCACCAGCGAGCGAGGGGTTTGATGAGCTCACCTCACTGAGATCCAGGGTCTGCCCAGAGTCCTCAAACTCTGACACCCAGCCAGGTCCAGAGCACTGCAGATGTGCAGAAGCAGCATGCAGTTTAGTGTCAGGCTTGTGAGATGGCTCTGTATTTATGTGGGTTTCTTCTATATGGCCTAGGATCTCATCTTTGACTTGGGTGACACTGTCCGCTGGGAAATTATGCTTTCAGAGACTGACAAGCCTCTTCAGGTGCTCCTGGAtgctgaggaggaaaatgagcTATTTGACAGGAACATGGATGACATAGTAAGTGACCCACACAATGGCTTTCTTGCAGTGGTGATGCTGTAGTGAACTGGTGTGTGTTCATGGCCTATATATATGTCTGCCTGCCTGTTGCCCTCTCCAGGTCAGATCACTATTGTTCTAGCTATACTTTGGTTGGCACTCTAGATTCCTTCTCAATCTTGAATAGTTTGATGCTTTTTGGAGTAGGTCTTCCAAGTGCTATTTTCACTCTTCCACAAAGACACAGGATGCAGCACACTGGTACTTCTGGAGTCCTAAGTGGCTATGAGTCTCTGAGGGGTTAGCACCCAGCCTGTAGTGCGTTGATATTTGGGACAACATAATTTCAAATaacaaaatccaaataaaacactttctggACATTCTTTCTCTGTTGGTCAGCACCCTGATCTTATGAGTTGTCAACCAAATGTAGAAATAATGCATGTATTTTGATATACCAAAAAAAGGCTGCATGCTGTAAGCCAAAAATGCTATGTTGTCTTGATGGGAGAACACGGTATGATAAAATCAGGTATTACACTAGCACAGCACAACAGAGAAACACCGGTAACAGCACATTGCCTTCTGTTATCTGGTCTTCTCAGCTTGTGTCCGTCACCAGGGAGCAAAGCGCCTTCCGCGGTCTATGTAGAATAAGCTGGTCATTAGTTTGAATGGCAACTGTCACATGCATACCCTATCCAGCAGGTGCTAGCCACAGTTCATTAGGCTTGGATAGAGATGTGCTAGCAAGAGTGTGGGGATTCAGTAAAGTTCTCTTTCTATGTAAACTGCAGTGTGCTGCTTGTCTCTGTCCTCAGGCTGTGTGTGGTTGCTACAGCCCTCATAACTCTGTTACTGTGCTGCTCAGGACCAATGTGGCCTCGCACAAGTTGCTCTCTGGTTGCTGCAATGCATTCTCTAGAACCAAAATGCCTCCTAGCACAGAGAAGCTGCCAAAAATGTAAatctctgcttctgtttcaacaggaggaggaggaggaagacacGAGTTTTGCCATGCCGCCGTCATGGGTAGCCCCTATTCAGATTTCTCCCAGAGGTACCTattctttgccttttgcttGCCTGTCAGCTAACCTTTCAGAGGATCTGGGAGGTTTGTTTATCTCACGCAAGAGCTTCCCCTTCAGGATGTTCAAGGTACAGTAGTGAAGAGATGCAGATCAAGGCATACATTAGCTATTGTTTTGAATGCCTGCCTCTGTGCACTGTCTCATCCTGAGCGGGAAATCCCCGCAGACACACGCACACTGTGTTTTCCTGCTAGCTGAATTATTTTGTCTGGGATGGACTTTCTGTTACTGCTGTGCATATGAGACTGCCGCTGATGGGAATCAATCTTTCTGACCCCTCCCTTGCCTACTGCAGAGTTTGAGACCCGTTGTTCCCAGGGGAAGAAGGTGATTCTgtacaagaaagcaaaactggagAAATGGGCACCATACCTCAACAGAAATGGGCTGGTGAAACGCCTCACTGTCTATGCAGACTTACGCTGTAAGGAGGATGAGTGAACACTCTTGATACACTGAGCAAACACAGTCGGGGGTGCGCTGACGGGTGGGGGGGTGGAGTACTTTTTCTGCCAGGGTTTCTCTtgtgctttctcctcctcctttcacGTTTTTGGGATACTTATCTATTACTTCATCAAACACTTCGTCACACTCGCTGTCTGTCAAGCCCCGGAGCTTTGCATCATTGCTATGGGGTTCTGCAAGAATTTGAATCAGTTTAACATCCTAACAGTGATGCTGGTTAGTGCCACAGGTCAGCTGCTTGGATTTGCAGTCATCAGAGAAATGGAAGGTTGGTTTAAACTGTCCAGTTGCATCACTTTTCCCATTGGTGTTTCTAGGAGCCATAGAAAGAGGCAGCTAGATAGTGTGAACATTTCTGTACTTCAAAGCATTATCCTTCAATGGCTGGTCCACAAAACCATAAAAATTCCTGACTGGACTTACAAACTCCTGTCCCCAGCCATCTTGGATGGTGCAGTCTCATTTCCCTTCAGTCTTGACACTATTATGAAATATTTGGGATGGAATTTATCTCACCAAATACATCTATCCACTGTGACATCTTCTCCCCCTGAGCTGATGACTTTAGTTCCTGGTGACAGAGAAGAATAAGCTCTTTTATGTTATAATTCATCTACTTTAAAGTAGATTAGGATTCATCTATTAGGATTTATCTATGAAATGCCCTAGTGCACAGGACCAGTTCTATTGAGTACACTGACTCTGTCTCCTGTGGCTATATCAGAAGCATAGGGTATGCACAGACACTGATAGCTCATCATAAGAATTGTACCATCTCCAGTGTAAGGCTGTGAAATGGCATGTCTCCCACCAGGTACTGAAGTAGTGGAGGTGAGGGAGTGGTTCAAAAACCGAGAAGACATGTTGGATATGAGAGAATtgaataaacaaacacagctgACCACAGAGTACTTCAGCCCAGGACACCTCCTCGGTCTTAAAGGTATTCTAGTTCATCTGGGCAACCAAGGCGACTGCAGCTGATAGGACATCGTGTGAATCCCTCctagcaaaagcaaaagcccAAAGCAGGGGGGACTGCATACTTCTGGGATGAATTGCGTAGATTAGTAATATGATCTCCAGTTGAGATTAGAGAATTGGGTTGGTTGTGCTTCTAGTTTTGGGCAGTGCTTCCCCCCTAGCATAACAGAAGATGACATCTATATCACAGATATAGAGTGATATTATGTACTTCTACCAGTAGAGTGGTAGAAGTAGAAACTTTCTCCTTGGGATTATGTTCAATCTCTCAGTGTTTTGCAGCTGTAGGAGAGAAAGTCCTGCATCAGATCTGTTGCTGAAGCAGTATTTCTCCTGAAGAGGTTGCACCAGTCCCTTGTATGGGAAGAGCAGAGTCCAGGCTCCACTCACTACTACCTTGCTGTGTAAGGAGGAAAGTGACCATGCAAAGCTTTCCTGCCATCTTCAGGCCATGGCATATTGGTGCACAGCAGTGAAGAGAGAACATTCCCTTCCAACACTCTTAAGTGCATTTGATTTCTTGGCTGattgagaaaatgaaacttccCCTGGATGTACCTATGTTCACTACTATTACAGTCActaattctgaaaatgtatgTAATCTCTTTTGTGTCCATAGTCCACATCTATAAGTCAATGGAGCCAGAGACTGAACGTGTGATGGAGTTTTACAATGAGGCACGAGTTGATGGCCTCCAGAAACGTGCTGAAAATGCCAGTGAGATAAAAGAGTACTTCGTGGGACGGGATGACTTCAAATACTTCCAGCACACAGAGTTTggcaaaagaggaaagaaaataagtgtGGCTGGTACCAGAACTGATATTAACTCCCGGCCTATAGTGGTACGGCCAaggcaggaacagaaaaatatctgtcaCTGTGATATTTATACTATGCAAAACATTCTGCTTAAGGCTGTAGGTTCATTTTCAGTTGGCATAGCCAAGGCAAAACTCCAGAAGAAACCTAGCTTTGTTAAGCTGCTGTGTCTTGCAGTTGCTTGCCTGACACTGACAGCCACAGTGTGACCATTCGTCACCAAACATATTGAGCAGCTAGAATGAAGCTAGGAAACTATGACTTGGAAAATGTgtgtcagaggaagaaaaaaaagcctaactATGATTTTGGAATGAAATTTTCACAGGACTTGGATAGTCAAATGATTTCATGTTCTGGCCCCAAACTAATAATATTTTGGGTTCCTGACAGTGTCCCATTATGCTGATTTGTTACAAGCAGTAGTCTACCTCTTTTTCTTATCAGGTCTGATTTGGAGAAATGGGAGGAAATCTGACACCTGGTGGTATGGCTCAGACACGTCACCTTTCAAGATAGAGCCGTGCAATAGTCTGCCTTTCGGCCAACAACCAAAtcgccctttttttttttttttttttttttttcttcttcttccttttgttggGGAATCTGGGAAACTTTGTTGTGCTCCAAAATACCTTGCTTCTTGTAGTTCCATCAGACAGGGATGCATCTCAAGCTAACTTTGAGCTTGAAGAGCATAGTCAGCTCCACAAATAGGAGACTTTCTATTGCTTTAAGcagctttgtgctttttttctcagGCACGTGAAAGAACAGTGGGCCATGAATATGGGCCAAGGTCTTAGGAGTTGCTGTCACAGTCCAGGCAGAAACGCccaatttttcttttggcttttacCCAACTCTCCAcaaattttgccatttttctgtgttgtctAACCTGCTTCCatctatttcttttcaattctCATCAGCAAATGAAGGAATGTTTCCACAGAAACCTAGAAAAGCCTGCTGATGAAGATGTAGCAGAACGTGTCTTTCTGATCACAGAGGAGATGATCCATCTGACATACCACCTCAAGGATAAATACATTACTGCCTCAAAGAAGGATTTCTTCAAACCGACAGAGAATTATAGGAAGCAAAGTGAAATCATGACCCCAGAAATGTGCATCACGTACCAGGTATGGAGAAAACCCATTTATATCTTTGAGTTTTCCTTGATCACTGGGACACAAAAGGTAGGTGAAATGTCCATGGCATATTCCATGCTCCGCCTTTCCTCCATCTGCATGCCTCCCCCACAGACAGCCTCCAGAATGACAACACAAACACCCAGGGAGATGCACTACCATGCTGATTGGGCCCACAAGATTTGGTGTAGCATGAAAGGCTGTCTCCAGCCATACCTGAGGTCATCTTCTCAGATTAGCTCATCAGGCAGTGTAGACACAGCCACTGAGATCTTGCAAGATGCTGGGTGGGCTCAGTCCTGCATATTCATAACAGGAAAGCTGAaatttcctctgctgtcctctCTTGAAGAAGAGAT
This sequence is a window from Cygnus atratus isolate AKBS03 ecotype Queensland, Australia chromosome 12, CAtr_DNAZoo_HiC_assembly, whole genome shotgun sequence. Protein-coding genes within it:
- the DRC7 gene encoding dynein regulatory complex subunit 7, encoding MEVLEENDEEERREEELMKALEISDELHNIETKLSVDQVFVPSDVSDFDWSSIDISRLPPSYKTNSPREKKLLRIAHHYLQQYTHLCPDRKPLFLYPVNECGIKKFVSTTVRPTLLPYTELYHWDGCASFVCDYLTMEPLKSPLIPPSLLYSPTTILKYQRGNCFDFSVLLCSMLIGAGYDAYCVNGYATHDICSLDETLKVCPLLRKPQEVPKEIMKKSNKYRVKSAPDMQSKFELQQEAKKKAETEATHKNEERGEEKVMEVEKSTHDPLYGLRVHAWVLVLSGKREVPEPFFINPFTGNSHSTMDEHFLGIESVWNHKNYWVNMQDCRNGCKDLIFDLGDTVRWEIMLSETDKPLQVLLDAEEENELFDRNMDDIVSEQEEEEEDTSFAMPPSWVAPIQISPREFETRCSQGKKVILYKKAKLEKWAPYLNRNGLVKRLTVYADLRCTEVVEVREWFKNREDMLDMRELNKQTQLTTEYFSPGHLLGLKVHIYKSMEPETERVMEFYNEARVDGLQKRAENASEIKEYFVGRDDFKYFQHTEFGKRGKKISVAGTRTDINSRPIVQMKECFHRNLEKPADEDVAERVFLITEEMIHLTYHLKDKYITASKKDFFKPTENYRKQSEIMTPEMCITYQAGSSVKDKKLLHLYKLLQELTEEEKQLKQQVRQSEAEVLNILKIRENEEADIKLTVSIYNTERNEKRKQQYEATKNAMEDEFPVHEEQDLDYLAPFLIQIGHPEKMTKGQVLRLRDDCLTDFKNRLIAKANIIQARFEKEVEELKKKNQQFQENQSQLSREEEAAFLADYSETMFRIHIVALRLNREKQTAPQKYLALEEKLRKDPRLAVHLSYT